The Rosa chinensis cultivar Old Blush chromosome 7, RchiOBHm-V2, whole genome shotgun sequence DNA segment gtccatacaaaattgtagaggtcgttagcccaggcaccttctacttaatggacaaggatggcgtcacaacgacccacccttggaataccgaacaccttcggtattactacaaatagtcattccgctacccaagagcatcttgacttagctaaatttttgttcaatatttaggtaagggaagctacccaatgggtacgaccccgcttttgtaaacgttgttcagacagctatcaatgaaacgaggaattattcaaaccattgttaccaagtctagcactggggcaactggcaacgccagtcagcggactacatcggctacattgtgcacttggaccaattttaattcctttaatgtttcattcatggccaAAAAACGAAATTGTCAAGACCTCTAGCGGTACATACATcatcacaaacaaaagaaaaaaccaaagtATAAGAGCTTAGGTTCCAAAGTTTCATTTATATCCAAAATGTTACATCAAatatttatgcctcagcggctacaaaaactttcctactcATATTTTCAGGGGTTAGCGGGGTTGGCAGGGTTGACGAGGTCGGCTCCGCTACCTTCGGCATCTCCACTGGCGGCCTGCGGTGGATGGGAACGGCTCGTCTGGTctgaccctcgggctgtgggatTGGGTGTCTCaattgtgccatccgcccgggtgtgggccgccaagaacctAGCACGAGACACCCGGGTGTGGGTCTCAATTGTGCCATcggcccaccggacccgcgttaaacaaagagtcggctaccgccgaacttgagcattaacactaTCAGTCTCCAAGTAGACCACCGACAGTAATTAGTAGGTAGGGTCATTACTTTTGGCCGACATCACTCTACATGTCAATGGGGGATTGGGTACGTTGTTGCGCCACAGGATGTACACAAAAGATTaaattatttatctttttttcaATACAGTTATGATAAACAAGTAGACCACTGAGTTTAAGTGCGTATATGTATTTGCTCCAAAAACAGATAGGTAACCTGGTTTACATCTATTTCCATAATTGTATTGATTAACAAGTAGACCAAGTGATAGCAACAAGTAGACCAAGTGATAGCAACTAGTAGGTGGGAaactgttccttttttttttgaaaatggctACACGATTTGTGAGATATGAATACTTTGACTAGTAGACCATACAATAACATATAAGATTGGCACTACTACAAAATCACTACAAATGTCAGGTGAACTTGACCTGCAACTAGCACTAAGATTGGCACAAGATCATTATCACAATCTCTACTCACTACTTCAAAATGAGGTCACCTTTTTACATGTACAATATGTGTGCCCATCACCTTTGCATCTACTACAATGAATGGATCTTTTCGCAGGTGTTGCATTCCGAGTGTTGCTTCCTTCGCCGCCTGTCTTTTCACCTTCTTTGCCGCCTCTCTTCTCAGCTTCTTTCTCCTTCCTATCTTCACATGTCTGAGTATTGTGGCTAGGACCTTTGCAATAACTACAAGTAATCGGTCGTTTGGATGGCTCATACTTTTTGTCGCTTTTGGCTTCTCTGCCTTTGGTCTTAGCGGTGATAGGATCTCTTAAAACACAACCTTTACTCTTCGGTGTAGCTATACTTTGAACCTGTTCACAGCCTCTCAACAACCCTTCCATTATTGTTGTCAGTCTATTTACCTCTCTCTTCAACATGTTGTACCCTGCTTCCGACTTGGAAGTATAAAAACACATTCGGTTGCAATCAACACTCATAGCACCATACCTACTAACTTCCAGGGCTTCTTTGGAAATATCTTGTTCCGGATATTTGATTGAACACACATCTCTAGCAGACTTCGACCATCTCTTCACAATCAATGACTTTGGAATCTCATTGATGTGTTCGTGTTTCATCACTGTGAACATGTGACGACATGGGACTCCCCTATACTGAAACATGTTACAAGAACATACCATGATCGGGTCTGTTGCACTTTCAGTGTTTTTCCCACGGTAGTAAACTACCTTGTGCTCAAAATTAGGCTGCTTGTAAGCTGACATTGTGTAAACACGGTGCCCATCTTCAAAGTACTCTGGTCCCTGTCGTAGTGTGGCTTGGCTCTCCTTCCTGATCTCCTTCCTAACCCACTTAAACACATCGTATGTGTATATAGAAGCTGCATGATTCTTCAAGTCTTTTAGGTGAGTTTCGAGAACATGGGTTGAGCTCATAGTGTTAAAGTCATCC contains these protein-coding regions:
- the LOC112177920 gene encoding protein FAR1-RELATED SEQUENCE 7-like is translated as MVEKFDLHNSFWINMMYEKRDKWAQAFFRNHFMAGMRSTQRCEGMNRFIKDSIGSGMKLVKVVPRMDRALMRLRNNQVRDDFNTMSSTHVLETHLKDLKNHAASIYTYDVFKWVRKEIRKESQATLRQGPEYFEDGHRVYTMSAYKQPNFEHKVVYYRGKNTESATDPIMVCSCNMFQYRGVPCRHMFTVMKHEHINEIPKSLIVKRWSKSARDVCSIKYPEQDISKEALEVSRYGAMSVDCNRMCFYTSKSEAGYNMLKREVNRLTTIMEGLLRGCEQVQSIATPKSKGCVLRDPITAKTKGREAKSDKKYEPSKRPITCSYCKGPSHNTQTCEDRKEKEAEKRGGKEGEKTGGEGSNTRNATPAKRSIHCSRCKGDGHTYCTCKKVTSF